The genomic window GAAAGCGATGTTGGGACACCGGCTGAGGCGGCTGCGCGCCGAGCACAGCCTGACGCAGGCGCAGATGGCCGAGCAGCTCGGCATCTCGGCCAGCTATCTCAATCTGATCGAGCACAATCAGCGCCCGGTCACCGTCGCCTTGCTGATGAAGCTCGGCCAGAGCTTCGACATCGACCTCCGGCAATTCGCCGAGGACGAGGAAGGCCGCCTGGTCGCCGGGCTGAAGGAGGTCTTCGCCGATCCCTTGTTCGAGGGCGCCGACATCAAGAGCCAAGACTTCCGCGAGCTGGCCGACGCGGCCCCGGCCTTGGGCCAGGCGGTGGTGACGCTCTATCAGGCCTACCGCGCCGTCCGCACCGATCTGCAGAACCTGACCGAGCGCGTCGCCGACCGCGACAAGCTGCAGCTCCTGGAGACGACCGCGTTTCCGGTCGAGGAGGTGCGCGAGTTCTTCCACGGCCACAAGAACCACTTCCCCGAGCTCGAAGCCGCCGCCGAGGCGCTGGCGGCGGAAGCGACGCTCGAGGCAGGCGATCTCTACCGGGGCTTGCGCGACTATCTGGCCCGTGCCCATGGCCTCACCGTCAGAGTGATGCCGGCGCACGTAATGGGTGCCGCGGTTCGCCGGCTCGACCGTCACAGCCGCCGCATCCTCCTCTCCGAGATGCTGCCGGCATCGGGCCGGGTCTTCCAGCTCGCCTGCCAGATTGCGCTCCTCGGTCATCGCGAGCGAATTCGCGCCCTCATCGAGACTGCCGGCTTCTCCGGCGATGAGGCGCGGCGCCTGGCGCAGCTCGGCCTCACCAACTATTTCGCCGGCGCGGTGATGATGCCCTATGGGGCCTTCCTGGAGGCGGCGCGCGCTCTCCGCTACGACATCGACGTTCTGGGCCACCGCTTCGATGCCAGCTTCGAGCAGGTTTGCCATCGCTTGACCACGCTGCAGCGCCCGAACGCGAAGGGCGTGCCGTTCTTCCTCATCCGCGTCGACAGTGCCGGCAACGTCTCCAAGCGCTTCAGCGCCGGCGGGCTGCACTTCGCCCGCTTCGGCGGCGCCTGCCCGCGCTGG from Pseudomonadota bacterium includes these protein-coding regions:
- a CDS encoding DUF2083 domain-containing protein, whose translation is MKKKAMLGHRLRRLRAEHSLTQAQMAEQLGISASYLNLIEHNQRPVTVALLMKLGQSFDIDLRQFAEDEEGRLVAGLKEVFADPLFEGADIKSQDFRELADAAPALGQAVVTLYQAYRAVRTDLQNLTERVADRDKLQLLETTAFPVEEVREFFHGHKNHFPELEAAAEALAAEATLEAGDLYRGLRDYLARAHGLTVRVMPAHVMGAAVRRLDRHSRRILLSEMLPASGRVFQLACQIALLGHRERIRALIETAGFSGDEARRLAQLGLTNYFAGAVMMPYGAFLEAARALRYDIDVLGHRFDASFEQVCHRLTTLQRPNAKGVPFFLIRVDSAGNVSKRFSAGGLHFARFGGACPRWNVYDAFRSPGLIQTQLAEMPDSTTYFSIARTVTKVGGGYRTPPQRFAIGLGCEVGHARQLVYADGIDLDDRQAATPIGPNCRLCPRLDCGQRAFPPFNHRLNPDDNLRGISAYAFAPGPTR